From Tripterygium wilfordii isolate XIE 37 chromosome 13, ASM1340144v1, whole genome shotgun sequence, the proteins below share one genomic window:
- the LOC120012503 gene encoding uncharacterized protein LOC120012503 translates to MAGDSSNRRWSFFRRRANIVEEESSDESDEDLYAFEQHEIQNATQMLTMMVSPCPVQPRTRINIHRNREMAHNDLVRDYFAPNCTYPPHMFRRRFRMRRELFLRIKDDLEATDTYFQRLPDCTRRLGLSAIQKMAAALRILAYGGLMDSLDEYSKIGESTAKVALNKFCENILVLYKDQYLRTPTMNATMQLMEENAARGFPSMIGSLDCMHWEWRGCPSAWKGQYLGHYDNLGSSSLRSHAKCTIHCQWVHLPHALLSDGWNLSAICCTKNAINPSSTHQVFARTHESVRKDVERAFGVLQAKWGITKEPVRYYKTSELKKIMLTCIILHNMIIDDKRHIDIDPWMPPSDEVVSTIDTITTPKVLAQYIHSRIEQIRDDQINASLKMDLMAHIWILHGNLQI, encoded by the exons ATGGCTGGAGATTCTTCTAATAGAAGGTGGAGTTTCTTTCGTCGAAGAGCTAACATTGTTGAGGAGGAGTCGAGTGATGAGTCAGATGAAGATTTGTATGCCTTTGAGCAGCATGAAATACAAAATGCTACTCAAATGCTTACCATGATGGTATCACCTTGTCCTGTCCAACCAAGGACACGCATTAACATTCATAGAAATCGCGAGATGGCTCACAATGATCTTGTGCGAGATTACTTTGCACCAAATTGTACTTACCCTCCTCACATGTTTCGGCGAAGATTTCGTATGCGACGGGAATTATTTCTAAGGATCAAGGATGATCTAGAAGCTACAGACACGTATTTTCAACGTCTTCCTGATTGCACCAGACGATTGGGTTTATCTGCTATTCAGAAGATGGCGGCCGCACTTAGAATTCTTGCATATGGTGGTCTAATGGATAGTCTTGATGAATATAGCAAAATTGGTGAGTCAACTGCGAAGGTAGCGCTTAACAAATTCTGtgaaaatattttggttttgtacaAGGATCAATATTTGAGGACACCTACCATGAATGCCACTATGCAgctaatggaagaaaatgcAGCAAGGGGATTCCCTAGCATGATAGGATCACTTGATTGCATGCACTGGGAGTGGCGTGGGTGTCCTTCTGCCTGGAAGGGTCAATACCTTGGTCACTACGATAATCTTGGAAGCAGTAGCCTC AGGTCGCACGCCAAATGTACCATTCATTGTCAATGGGTCCATTTACCACACGCCCTATTATCTGACGGATGGAATTTATCCGCGATATGCTGCACTAAAAATGCAATCAATCCCTCATCCACACACCAAGTATTTGCAAGAACACATGAGAGTGTTCGAAAGGATGTCGAGCGTGCCTTTGGTGTTCTACAAGCTAAATGGGGCATCACAAAGGAACCAGTTCGTTACTACAAGACTTCTGagcttaaaaaaattatgcttaCATGCATCATTCTACATAACATGATTATTGACGATAAGAGGCATATTGATATCGATCCATGGATGCCTCCGTCCGATGAGGTTGTATCCACCATTGACACCATTACAACCCCAAAGGTTCTTGCACAATACATTCACTCGCGTATAGAACAGATACGTGACGACCAGATCAATGCAAGTCTGAAAATGGATTTGATGGCTCATATATGGATTTTACATGGCAACCTTCAAATATAA